The Leptospira licerasiae serovar Varillal str. VAR 010 genome includes a window with the following:
- a CDS encoding ornithine carbamoyltransferase: METPKIKHLISWQDWSDAEVLDLLQFAVHVKNHRANYLGHMTGRTLAMLFQKTSTRTRVSFEVAMTEMGGHAIYLDWMTSNFLLSDIDLEAEYLSRNVSVIMARMRKHEELLQLKSGSQVPVINGCCNKFHPCQSLADILTIVMDNPKPLKELKLTYIGVHNNVVNSLIGITSALGMELTLLTPIAETENIDQETVERAKKKGTIQWETDLIRSVKNADYIYTDTWVDMEFFNDPAFADKKKERMNLMMPFQINEALLKETKAKVMHDMPIHSGYEITREVVRSPRSIIFQQAENRLDAQKAVILQLLEA; this comes from the coding sequence ATGGAAACCCCTAAAATTAAACATCTTATCTCCTGGCAGGATTGGTCCGACGCAGAAGTCCTAGACCTTCTACAATTTGCAGTCCATGTTAAAAACCATAGGGCAAATTATCTGGGACATATGACCGGTCGAACTCTCGCTATGCTCTTCCAAAAGACAAGCACTCGCACCAGGGTTTCCTTTGAAGTTGCAATGACTGAGATGGGAGGTCATGCGATCTATTTGGATTGGATGACTTCTAACTTTCTTCTTTCCGACATCGACCTGGAGGCAGAATACCTTTCCAGAAACGTATCAGTCATCATGGCTCGGATGAGAAAGCATGAAGAGCTCCTACAGCTTAAATCAGGTTCTCAGGTCCCGGTCATCAACGGATGTTGTAATAAATTCCACCCTTGCCAGTCGCTGGCGGATATTCTGACCATCGTTATGGACAATCCTAAACCGCTTAAGGAACTAAAGCTTACCTATATCGGTGTGCATAACAACGTAGTAAATTCCCTGATCGGTATCACCTCGGCTTTAGGAATGGAACTTACCCTTCTTACCCCGATTGCAGAGACCGAGAACATAGACCAAGAAACAGTGGAAAGAGCTAAGAAGAAAGGTACCATCCAATGGGAGACTGATCTGATTCGTTCCGTAAAAAATGCGGACTATATTTATACGGATACCTGGGTAGATATGGAGTTCTTCAACGATCCTGCATTCGCGGATAAAAAGAAGGAGCGGATGAACCTAATGATGCCTTTCCAGATCAACGAGGCATTACTCAAAGAGACTAAGGCAAAGGTGATGCACGATATGCCGATCCATTCAGGCTACGAAATTACTAGAGAAGTAGTCAGAAGTCCTAGATCCATTATCTTCCAACAAGCGGAGAATCGTTTGGATGCGCAAAAAGCGGTCATCCTACAACTCTTAGAAGCGTAG
- a CDS encoding HpcH/HpaI aldolase/citrate lyase family protein, which yields MSKLPHPKDALFEGEKPFPIIPACEHFAGSEKLITKALELQNKLGGLFDITMDCEDGAQTGKEKEHAEMIVRIQNSELNKHNMSGVRIHDYTNSFWKQDVDIIVPGAGNKIAYITIPKPTKASQVEEMITYIQGAAKKAGITREIPIHVLIETHGALADVDKIAALPWMQVIDFGLMDFISGHHGAIPASCMKSPGQFDHELLRRAKATCVAAALAHGVIPAHNVTLDLKNQYQTYKDAKRAHDEFGFLRMWSIYPTQIQAILDAMAPDYSEVQTSAAILVKAQDAEWGPIQHDGDLHDRATYRYFWEVLQKAKLTGIAIPEEAAKRFF from the coding sequence ATGTCCAAATTACCACATCCTAAGGATGCATTATTCGAAGGAGAAAAACCTTTCCCCATCATCCCGGCCTGTGAACATTTTGCCGGTTCTGAAAAACTGATCACTAAAGCTCTGGAGTTACAGAACAAACTCGGCGGTCTTTTCGACATCACAATGGACTGCGAAGACGGAGCTCAAACCGGAAAAGAAAAAGAACATGCGGAAATGATCGTCCGTATCCAAAACTCCGAACTCAATAAACACAATATGAGCGGTGTAAGGATCCACGATTATACCAATTCTTTCTGGAAACAAGATGTAGACATTATCGTTCCAGGCGCAGGAAACAAGATCGCATACATCACCATTCCTAAACCTACCAAAGCTTCCCAAGTGGAAGAAATGATCACCTATATCCAAGGCGCTGCTAAAAAAGCAGGGATCACTAGAGAGATCCCGATCCACGTTTTGATCGAAACTCACGGTGCGCTTGCCGATGTTGATAAGATCGCTGCTCTTCCTTGGATGCAAGTAATCGATTTCGGTCTAATGGACTTTATCTCCGGTCACCACGGAGCAATCCCAGCTTCTTGTATGAAGAGCCCTGGACAATTCGACCACGAATTATTAAGAAGAGCAAAAGCTACTTGTGTGGCTGCGGCACTCGCTCACGGAGTAATTCCTGCTCACAACGTTACTCTTGACCTGAAAAACCAATACCAAACTTACAAAGACGCAAAAAGAGCTCATGACGAGTTCGGATTCCTTCGTATGTGGTCCATCTATCCAACTCAGATCCAAGCGATCTTAGATGCGATGGCGCCTGACTACAGCGAAGTCCAAACTTCTGCTGCTATCCTTGTAAAAGCGCAAGACGCAGAATGGGGACCAATCCAACACGACGGAGATCTTCACGATAGAGCGACTTATCGTTACTTCTGGGAAGTTCTCCAAAAAGCAAAACTTACCGGTATCGCAATTCCGGAAGAAGCTGCAAAAAGATTCTTCTAA
- a CDS encoding LIC11177 family protein: MADKKKTVLPDVLMREKLQKIALNEKAKASKIVGSDKANSGDSKPEDGPGSKIYKAIDESLSDLRYYFLEGEYGSRIADLFNRNESQFDRLGITPRRFLEFARESFDRFKQLQKKMPLEPMNKKGWEYLERSLLELIGKLNEKFNK, encoded by the coding sequence TTGGCGGATAAAAAGAAAACAGTTCTCCCTGACGTGCTTATGAGGGAGAAATTACAAAAGATCGCCTTGAACGAAAAAGCAAAAGCTTCCAAGATCGTAGGATCGGACAAAGCAAATTCAGGTGACTCAAAACCGGAAGATGGGCCTGGTTCTAAAATTTACAAGGCCATAGACGAGTCTCTCTCTGACCTCAGATATTATTTTTTAGAAGGCGAATACGGGAGTAGGATCGCCGACTTATTCAATCGTAACGAAAGCCAGTTCGACAGATTAGGTATCACACCTAGACGTTTTTTGGAATTCGCCAGAGAGTCCTTCGATCGTTTTAAACAATTACAAAAAAAAATGCCTTTGGAACCGATGAACAAAAAGGGTTGGGAATATCTGGAAAGAAGTCTGCTTGAATTGATCGGCAAACTGAACGAGAAGTTTAATAAGTAA
- a CDS encoding rhomboid family intramembrane serine protease, translated as MAKRNPTSGPKLFGFSLIHPLNLVLFFNIFVWALLMMEGGRGIITYFFGLNPSLVIEKKMYWQVFTYGFLHVVGGDFFSSILHIGMNMFGLFTVGFWLCRYIGGWKFLSVYLLSQLGGGLFVLSFSYIGWKTGLVPENSIWDSYHSTTVGASGGVFGVLAAFSLMFPEARFVFPPVRAKFAPWVLIGFGFSVDAYHLFQFHSSGVMSQSFFGMMSNSGHLGGAVFGLLSLLGLQKFGGKTKTPIFVRRWERPKENQERVIVRPKNLGDPFETQIRKNRELLSQLYGISDAKEKANILEPLQAENTNLCPPGDYNPEDMFCLRCEWLQNCELRKLKRSDSQL; from the coding sequence ATGGCAAAGAGAAATCCGACCTCAGGTCCGAAGCTTTTCGGATTCTCGCTGATTCACCCGCTGAACCTGGTCTTATTCTTCAATATTTTCGTTTGGGCTCTTCTAATGATGGAAGGTGGCCGAGGAATTATTACCTACTTTTTCGGATTAAACCCAAGCCTTGTTATCGAAAAGAAAATGTATTGGCAGGTGTTCACATACGGATTCCTGCATGTGGTAGGAGGCGATTTTTTCTCTTCTATTTTACATATCGGAATGAATATGTTCGGACTATTCACTGTCGGTTTCTGGCTCTGCAGATACATTGGTGGTTGGAAATTTTTAAGCGTATATCTTCTCTCTCAATTGGGCGGAGGACTTTTCGTTTTGTCTTTCTCATATATAGGTTGGAAGACTGGGCTTGTTCCGGAAAATTCAATTTGGGATAGTTATCATTCCACTACAGTAGGCGCAAGTGGCGGAGTTTTTGGAGTGCTTGCTGCATTCAGTCTGATGTTTCCCGAAGCAAGATTTGTATTCCCTCCTGTGAGGGCAAAATTTGCTCCTTGGGTGTTGATCGGATTCGGATTTTCCGTGGATGCTTACCATCTTTTTCAATTCCATTCCAGTGGAGTCATGTCTCAGAGTTTTTTCGGAATGATGAGTAACTCCGGCCATTTAGGCGGAGCGGTCTTCGGTCTATTGAGCCTTCTTGGCTTACAAAAATTCGGAGGAAAGACCAAAACCCCGATCTTTGTAAGAAGATGGGAAAGGCCTAAGGAAAATCAGGAAAGGGTAATCGTTCGTCCTAAAAATTTAGGGGACCCATTTGAGACACAGATCAGGAAAAATCGAGAACTGTTAAGTCAACTATATGGAATTTCGGACGCAAAAGAGAAGGCAAATATACTCGAACCTCTGCAAGCCGAGAATACGAATCTTTGTCCTCCAGGAGACTACAATCCTGAAGATATGTTTTGTCTTCGCTGTGAATGGCTTCAAAACTGTGAATTAAGAAAATTAAAAAGGTCGGACTCGCAGCTATGA
- the mtnA gene encoding S-methyl-5-thioribose-1-phosphate isomerase, producing the protein MKKENLRPIFWEKEGLKLLDQRQIPGKKEWFTAQNSEDAIFAIKEMVVRGAPAIAITGLFGAVLEFKKFSKKPDYQEFQTILSKILESRPTAVNLRRAFEELSSIFPKEKYENVSLSELQQKSEEFAIHVFEEDIRNNLELAKNGVGLFPSSPTKLKIITHCNTGALATAGHGTALGVIRSLKEAGHDLTVYADETRPYLQGARLTAWELMEEGIENYLMTDSMAGWLMSSQKIDAVIVGVDRVAANGDSANKIGTYPLAVLAKYHGVPFYIAATEKSFDFKITDGSQIPIEMRTQDEVTRLNFLKNEKGEAILSEGIIAPVGVKALNPSFDVTPANLINAFITEKGIVPPDKIKEFFG; encoded by the coding sequence ATGAAAAAAGAGAACTTAAGGCCGATTTTTTGGGAGAAAGAAGGACTGAAACTTTTAGACCAAAGACAGATCCCAGGCAAGAAAGAATGGTTTACCGCTCAAAACTCCGAGGACGCAATTTTCGCAATAAAAGAAATGGTGGTCCGAGGCGCTCCCGCAATCGCAATCACCGGGTTATTCGGTGCGGTTCTGGAATTCAAAAAATTTTCTAAAAAACCCGATTACCAAGAATTCCAAACCATACTTTCCAAAATACTGGAATCCAGACCGACTGCGGTGAATCTTCGTAGAGCATTCGAGGAACTCTCTTCTATTTTTCCAAAAGAAAAATATGAAAATGTCTCGTTGTCGGAACTCCAACAAAAGTCGGAAGAATTTGCGATCCATGTTTTCGAAGAAGATATCCGGAACAATTTAGAGTTGGCGAAGAACGGTGTAGGCCTTTTCCCTTCTTCTCCTACTAAACTAAAAATTATCACCCATTGTAATACAGGTGCTCTTGCGACCGCTGGACACGGAACCGCACTCGGAGTCATCCGTTCCCTAAAGGAAGCGGGACATGATCTTACTGTATATGCGGACGAGACTCGCCCATATCTACAAGGAGCTAGGCTTACCGCCTGGGAACTCATGGAAGAAGGGATCGAAAATTATCTGATGACGGATAGCATGGCAGGTTGGCTCATGTCTTCCCAGAAGATAGACGCTGTCATCGTAGGCGTGGACAGAGTAGCAGCTAACGGCGATTCTGCGAATAAGATCGGAACGTATCCGTTGGCGGTTTTAGCAAAATACCATGGTGTTCCCTTTTATATCGCAGCCACTGAAAAAAGTTTCGATTTCAAAATTACCGACGGCTCTCAGATCCCGATAGAAATGAGGACCCAAGACGAAGTGACTCGTTTGAATTTCCTAAAAAACGAAAAAGGAGAAGCGATCCTTTCGGAAGGGATCATTGCCCCGGTCGGAGTAAAAGCTCTTAACCCTTCTTTCGACGTAACACCTGCGAATCTGATCAATGCATTTATTACGGAGAAAGGGATCGTTCCCCCGGATAAGATCAAAGAATTTTTCGGCTGA
- a CDS encoding DUF342 domain-containing protein produces MVVSTEQTSGVSDQETSWESVFSLKVSSDNLGADLTIRPGMIKGRALSTSIVIEYLHNKDISQDRIIGDNIYGALKQLQTATSRMDFSPISFVVAQGFPPVKGEDGWVKFYHPQAQRVKIGEDGHADYRNIERYIYVKAGEKLATLFEGIPGKPGMDVFGKPIAPPPIKRPKLTIGKNVQEKGLVQENKPLVEYFATCNGAIFSTESSITVSQELQIDSNVGLGTGNINYDGNVLVKGDVEAATSIKTQGNLMVKGNVETSDLTIARDLEVSGGIKGDGKNVIKIGGHLYAKFIENAEIEVDGDVIVEGFILNSKIHSLGNVILNGSSGNLVSSTVSTYMGLTCATLGSQAELDVTVELGFHFRNEKSFQDLTKRLQVAEKEIEKVLPKVQQIKQMVHRSRGQIPEDKKEGYRKVFEEYNKQNKFIELVKQKLEVLKSSRFNTGEVQLVVRKGAYKGSIVKYRRQVEKVEKFQSAFMMRFQPGQDKAAMVAIKPQK; encoded by the coding sequence ATGGTTGTGAGTACAGAGCAAACTTCGGGTGTATCAGATCAAGAGACAAGTTGGGAGAGTGTATTTTCTCTTAAGGTCAGTTCGGATAATCTGGGCGCCGATCTAACGATTCGTCCCGGAATGATCAAGGGAAGGGCTCTTTCCACAAGCATTGTTATCGAATATCTTCATAATAAGGATATTTCCCAAGATCGTATCATCGGGGACAATATCTATGGAGCTTTAAAGCAGCTTCAAACCGCTACCTCTCGGATGGATTTTTCACCGATTTCTTTCGTGGTTGCCCAAGGTTTTCCTCCCGTAAAAGGAGAGGACGGTTGGGTAAAATTCTATCATCCCCAAGCCCAAAGAGTTAAGATCGGAGAAGATGGACACGCGGATTATAGAAATATTGAAAGATATATTTATGTAAAGGCGGGAGAAAAACTTGCCACTTTATTCGAAGGGATTCCGGGCAAACCGGGTATGGATGTTTTCGGAAAGCCGATTGCTCCTCCTCCTATCAAAAGGCCTAAACTGACTATCGGTAAGAATGTTCAGGAAAAGGGGTTGGTCCAAGAGAATAAACCTTTAGTAGAATATTTCGCTACTTGTAACGGTGCGATCTTCTCCACTGAATCTTCTATCACCGTTTCCCAAGAATTGCAGATCGACTCCAACGTGGGACTCGGAACCGGAAACATCAATTACGACGGAAACGTTTTAGTAAAAGGTGATGTAGAAGCCGCCACCTCCATCAAGACCCAAGGGAATCTGATGGTAAAAGGAAACGTAGAAACTTCGGATCTGACTATCGCACGCGACTTAGAAGTGAGTGGCGGGATCAAAGGTGACGGAAAGAACGTAATCAAGATCGGCGGACATCTTTATGCTAAGTTCATAGAGAACGCAGAGATAGAAGTAGACGGAGACGTCATTGTAGAAGGTTTTATTTTGAACTCCAAGATCCATTCTCTAGGTAATGTGATCCTGAATGGGTCCAGCGGTAACTTGGTTTCTTCTACCGTATCTACTTATATGGGTTTGACCTGCGCTACTTTAGGTTCTCAAGCGGAACTTGATGTGACAGTGGAGTTGGGATTCCATTTTAGAAATGAGAAAAGTTTCCAAGATCTTACCAAACGTCTTCAAGTTGCGGAGAAGGAGATTGAGAAGGTCCTTCCTAAAGTGCAACAGATCAAACAAATGGTCCATAGATCCAGAGGGCAGATCCCTGAAGATAAAAAAGAAGGTTACCGTAAGGTTTTTGAGGAATATAACAAGCAGAACAAATTTATAGAGCTTGTGAAACAAAAACTAGAAGTATTAAAATCCTCTAGATTCAATACCGGCGAAGTACAACTTGTGGTCCGAAAAGGGGCCTATAAAGGAAGTATCGTAAAATACAGAAGGCAGGTGGAAAAGGTGGAAAAATTCCAATCTGCATTTATGATGCGTTTTCAACCAGGGCAGGACAAGGCCGCCATGGTTGCTATCAAACCTCAGAAATAA
- a CDS encoding alpha/beta hydrolase family protein, with protein sequence MIRYSFQGLPFLLKYADMIDSPDSPIREEELKVSKKSSFRTKIFPGPKNSPVIYLQHGMSNRGIDDPRILTLAKHLKNTGATVYLPELTEVKGLEISDDTVPNIRSLFQEIVKIEGQAISFLSASFSAGMGMVALSGREEQKNLKSALLVGTYSDFAETLPFILSNYDVDPYAVHVLLYNYISKLEPKLSKLEEFYFEAALDNGLKRTGEGEKAPKLLKKLNQKEKDFVYSIQTDPAFRMGLVEPIFSVLPPNFILRNSPKNFLSDWKAPIALLHGSDDPVISPLESEQLFGSLGNGKEDWKVILRSKLITHGDHLPFYTQLGEIPKLAGLWGFFLKNSGL encoded by the coding sequence ATGATTCGATACTCTTTCCAGGGACTCCCATTCTTACTTAAATACGCAGATATGATAGATTCTCCCGATTCGCCAATCCGGGAGGAAGAATTAAAAGTTTCTAAGAAGTCTTCTTTCAGAACAAAAATATTTCCGGGTCCAAAAAATTCCCCCGTGATCTACCTTCAACATGGCATGAGTAATCGGGGCATAGACGATCCCAGAATTCTCACTCTTGCAAAACATCTGAAGAATACCGGTGCCACTGTGTATCTTCCCGAACTTACGGAAGTGAAGGGCCTTGAGATCTCGGATGATACTGTTCCGAATATCAGATCCCTATTCCAAGAAATAGTAAAAATAGAAGGTCAGGCAATTTCCTTCTTGTCCGCGAGCTTCTCCGCCGGGATGGGAATGGTGGCATTATCAGGTAGGGAAGAACAGAAGAATCTAAAATCCGCTCTACTTGTTGGAACATATTCCGACTTTGCGGAGACTCTTCCGTTTATTTTATCCAATTACGATGTGGATCCTTACGCAGTTCATGTTTTACTATATAATTATATTTCCAAGTTAGAACCCAAACTTTCCAAGTTAGAAGAGTTCTATTTTGAGGCCGCTCTAGATAACGGTTTAAAAAGAACGGGAGAAGGGGAGAAGGCCCCCAAACTTCTAAAAAAGCTAAATCAGAAGGAAAAGGATTTCGTATACTCAATCCAAACCGATCCGGCATTTAGAATGGGCCTTGTAGAGCCTATCTTCTCAGTGTTGCCGCCTAACTTCATTTTACGCAATTCTCCTAAGAACTTCCTATCGGATTGGAAGGCGCCTATCGCATTATTGCATGGATCGGACGATCCAGTGATCTCTCCGCTGGAATCAGAGCAATTATTCGGTTCTTTAGGGAATGGTAAGGAGGACTGGAAAGTCATCTTAAGATCTAAATTGATCACACATGGGGACCATTTACCCTTTTACACTCAATTAGGTGAGATCCCAAAGCTAGCCGGACTATGGGGTTTTTTTCTAAAAAATTCAGGTCTCTAA
- a CDS encoding chemotaxis protein CheX, producing MSLNIDPLLDEKFILTISQIFPEFLEKNLGVHAVREAFGPSKNEGLCYENCTAVEFQGEAKGRLFLAMDGYTKLKLLPKIARSFHIDPTIRSHAASIMLEFANQICAELISEMKLGRFQIDILPPENLNNKLVPIDLENLRQYILIYFLKDEDAKEYLGRIYLILLMQKY from the coding sequence ATGTCTTTGAACATAGATCCTTTATTGGATGAAAAATTCATACTTACAATTTCCCAGATCTTTCCGGAGTTTTTGGAAAAAAACCTGGGTGTCCATGCTGTTCGAGAAGCATTCGGTCCTTCTAAGAACGAAGGATTATGTTATGAGAATTGTACTGCTGTGGAATTCCAAGGAGAAGCGAAGGGTAGGCTTTTTCTTGCAATGGACGGTTATACTAAACTCAAACTTTTACCTAAGATCGCAAGATCCTTTCATATAGATCCTACGATCCGAAGCCATGCCGCTTCGATTATGTTGGAATTTGCCAACCAGATCTGTGCAGAACTTATTTCCGAAATGAAATTGGGAAGATTCCAAATAGATATTCTTCCCCCCGAAAATTTGAACAACAAATTGGTCCCGATCGATCTTGAGAATCTGAGACAGTACATTCTGATCTACTTTTTAAAAGACGAGGATGCCAAAGAATATTTGGGCAGGATCTACCTCATTCTTCTGATGCAAAAATATTAA
- a CDS encoding class I SAM-dependent DNA methyltransferase, with protein sequence MKLYSELAEYYFDIEKNARKFEMETQFIDRLFRKHRVRNILDLGCGTGEHVTHFQSLGYKSRGIDSSIKMIEVAKKRYSHCKFEVGAMQSYKSQEKWDAIISLFGSFNYLLSNEEVEAALKNLEQNLKPAGIAVLEVWNAEPLRKIKRKAIGPVAQIKAKNTTIQRNRGFRLVRADQSTVVEVNYIYNLNAKEIKDKHLMRAYFLVELQRMLAKHRMEILHVYSNYNELKFKSNASRMILVLKKKSG encoded by the coding sequence ATGAAACTCTACTCGGAACTGGCAGAATATTACTTCGATATTGAAAAGAACGCTCGAAAATTCGAGATGGAAACCCAATTTATAGATAGGCTTTTCCGAAAACATAGGGTCCGAAACATTCTGGATCTGGGTTGCGGAACAGGAGAGCATGTCACCCATTTCCAAAGCCTTGGATACAAATCCAGGGGAATAGATTCCTCCATCAAAATGATAGAGGTAGCCAAAAAAAGATATTCCCATTGTAAATTCGAAGTGGGGGCAATGCAGTCCTATAAATCCCAAGAAAAATGGGACGCGATTATCAGTTTATTCGGTTCATTTAATTATTTATTATCTAATGAAGAAGTGGAAGCGGCACTCAAAAATCTGGAGCAGAACTTAAAACCGGCAGGCATAGCAGTTTTAGAAGTTTGGAATGCGGAACCTCTTAGAAAAATCAAAAGAAAAGCGATCGGTCCCGTGGCTCAGATCAAAGCCAAAAATACTACCATCCAGAGAAACAGAGGATTTCGTCTAGTCAGAGCTGACCAGTCCACTGTAGTCGAAGTAAATTATATTTATAATCTAAACGCAAAAGAGATCAAGGATAAACACCTGATGAGAGCCTACTTTTTGGTAGAACTCCAAAGAATGCTCGCAAAACACAGGATGGAGATCCTACATGTATACTCCAATTATAACGAATTAAAATTCAAAAGTAACGCAAGTAGAATGATCCTAGTTCTTAAGAAAAAGAGCGGTTAA